From the Triticum urartu cultivar G1812 chromosome 4, Tu2.1, whole genome shotgun sequence genome, the window ACAGAGTTGGCTCAGGTATCTCAACTGTCACCAACTTGCCAACATAGAACGGGTCACGAAGCCAAGCCATTACCTCGAGCTCGTGGCGGTTTGTCGGCGGCAGGATCTCGATGAGTTCGCCACCGAGGTCTTTCAGAACTGCTTTCACCGATACCGTCGTCTAGGACTGGTTGGGGAGGCCTTCGAAGCTGAGCTTGCACCTGTACTCCAAAGCACCCAGCTCAGCACGAATGAATCTGCTCCAGCGTGTAAACTAGATCCAGCGGCGGCAGCACTTGAACTTCATCGACGAAAAGAGCACATCGGTGCACTTCTCCTCCGTTGAGAAGGTGAGCCACAGGTCGTGAGGGGGGCATGCGACCTCGATGACCACCTCCGACGCCACCACGCCGCAAGGCTCCTCCAAGGCTGCCAGAAGAGCTGTCGGCATCACGCTCTCCTCGCCATCACCAACCGCCGTGGCTAGCAGCACGTACCGGCGGTAGCGGAGCTCGAGCGCATCCATGGACGGAGTGCGGGGGATGAGAACATGGCTCGTCTCCAGTCGGCGAGAAGGCTCTCCTCGCCGCCGAACCTCCTGCGGGAACGACCTATCCAGCAAGCTACGTGTAGGTTGGACGGCGGCGACGACCGGGGCTGCGCCACCACCGCCGTCAGTGCTCGCGCCACCGACGGACACGGTGGTGGAGGTAACGCTGTCGCCGCCCATGGAAGCTAGGGTTAGGGATTTCGTTgcgggagagaaagagagaatgGGGAATTTTTCACACGGTGGGGGCATCTCTACCACACCAGCCGGTAAAAACCACCCTTGTCCACCGCCACGTCAGCTCCAGGTCGAGACAAACCACCAAGGGGTTTTTTTTGTCTGGTATGGGTTTGATCAGGGGGTGAAAGGGGCAGAAAAATAGATCAGGGGGTGATGTGAACCACCAACTTTGTTCAAGGTAGTAAAATGGACTTTTTCCTTCTTTAACATCCCAAAGCTATTGCAAGGAATTAAACCTATCATATTCAATGATCTACAAGTTTCATGCAAGTTTTTATCATACCGCGGTTGTATACCATTATTTTTTGACCAACCATATAACTCATGCAAATTACCACTTCCTATTCAACTctctcaaaagatttaagtgaagcaataGAGTCCTAATGATTTCTACAAAACATATCACCATGCTCaatcaaatataagtgaagtacaaaAACAATTGCCTAATTGAGATCATGATACACTCAGGCCGTGTCTCCATCTTCATCCTTCAATAGATACAACGCTCCTTCATAGACACCCCTATACTTATTGACTTATTGTCAGTGACATAACTACGACAGTAACCAAATAGTGGAGAAGAGTAAGAGCTCATAGAAAAGTACGTGGAGGGTGGTAGATTTGCATGCGTTTGGTTGTGATGCCGTGAGGGAATATTTCTTCATTAGTGTTGGTCGATTTGAGCGTTTAGCCAGGTTTTAAGGTGACTTTAACACCATGCAGGCTAAGtcatctatatctatatctatatctatatcaaTATAACAAGACCCAAAGAGGCAGATCCAATTAATCTCGGccatcaaatcatgtcaatccaacgacctatactgcttcaatgtcgagcgatcaacacgtttagcgtgcagttaatttcatgccaaatatagtactaatcacataataacacgtaaataatatcctacttaatatctgcatgcacttaatatacttccagaTTAACGTGCGTTGCACATagtaaaaaaagaaaagaaaaaaacaaccGAGCAAGCTAGAACGTGGAGTCACGTAGATAGCCAAACAGGCGAAAAAGTAAAGATTTCGCTTACATTATGAAACGAACGAAGGGAGTATCTGCCAACTTCCTTGCAATCCCACCAAGTTTTCTACGCGAACCAAACAAACTCCGAACGTATCGTTTGATCGCCGCTGCAAGACTGGCATACATACACAGAAGAAAAAGATCCAAAGGGCAATCTCCGGGATCACCCCCATCGTTCGTGGCTGACAAGAGAACAGGTAGTGAGAGTGGCGCCCACCCTTCCCCAATCCGCCCACCAGCAACCTCCCAGGTCAGTCAGAGTAGCTCAACGGCTCATCCATCCATTCATCCTCTCGCCTACGTTGAGGCAGCCCACCAGCACGAGCAAGAAACCACTGAACACTAGCGAGGCGCCATGCTCGGCCTCTGCGTCCTCTGCGGCGCGCCACCGGCCACCGTCTCGGCACCGCCGCCGAGAGCCCGCTGCAGCGCGCCGGAGAAGAGCGGCCGGGCGTTCCTCCTGGGCGTCCCTGCGGCCGTCTCGCTCTCGCTCGCCCTCTGGTCCACCCCAGGTAGAGTGCAAATTCCTCACACAGTCAATCACGTATGTTTCCATTCCACGTACGGCAACGGCCAACACCGTTGAAATTTGTGTGCGGACTTGCAGTGAGCGCCGGCATCCTGTCAGGGTCCACCGGGCTGGAGTCGGTTCCAGCGCCCCCGATGCCCCGGCTCGAGTTCCTGGACAAATGGAATGGTTGGTTCAGCTAGCTAATAGCTCTACACTATCTCATCTAATACATATCAATTTATTTATTTTCCGTTAATTTGCACTGAATGAATTCTGAAGCGGAGAACCAGAGGAAGTACGCGGAGAATGACTCGAGGTTCAAGTCCTCCAAGGTGCTCAAGGAGCTGCTGGAGAAGTCCAAGCAGAACAAACAGAAGTATGTGCTCGTGCTTACGTCTGTTTGCTCACTCCTGTGCTGGAACCAAGCTCTCTAACTGACTCCGTCCCATGTTCATGTGATCAATCTCTTTCGGGGCAAAATTTGTTGTTGATATCAGGAACGAGAGGGAGATCCAGGACAAGTACTGCCTGCGGGGCGCCGAGTGGGGCGTCGGCGACTGCTCCACGGTGGGGATGACGGACCAGGAGAAGGAGGACTTCATCACAGAGCTCAGGAAAAGAGTTGGGGAATGAACGGACCACGCTGCAGCATCCGACTCAATTGCTCGCCAGAAACAGAGTTCTGGCACTGCAGAGCTGCTTCTTGCCACAGCGGCAGGATGTAGTGGTAGCATAGTTATTACTAGAGAAAGAGAGATTTGATCTGAGGGGGGGATGAACAGTTGGCAAATACACAATCTAGTTCAGAACAGCTGATGGTTTAAAAAGGTCAATGGCAATAGTGGCCTCTTGTTATGTCAGTAGTACTCCATGCGAAATTTGAATTTTCTCCGTCAGTTCACTGTTAGTGTAAGCCTTACCACCAACAAACCCATAAGGAAAAGTAACTGGTGGCGCACTTCGATAGTTCAAAAATACATTTGAATACCGACGGATATGAAACTCGATTGACAGAGCATCAGATTGCTCAACACAAGAGATGAGCATACAACCGACATTCTCCCTGTACCAAAATCAAACTGCACGTGAGTAAAACCATCACAGAGAGCACGTCTGAAAAGGAAGTTGATCAAACGAAGCGATCGATCTTTTCATTAGCCGAAGAGTAATACAGATAATCATATTCCTCGAAGCTAGAAACTCAACTTCAAGATTCTTAAACCCTAATACATCTAACGTGAAAAGTTTTCCATATGTGAAAACATGATTACATGATCTTGCTTCTGCCAAGTGACATGAGTTCACTATTAGCTTCCGGCTCTGGATAGGTGTCCAGGCAGTACTAGTAGAATCCAATGATTTCCCAGTCTTGTCTCTGATATCGAGATGGCAGTACAAGGGCTGGCATTCTCGCTTAACCCTTCCTTGATCATATCCTTTGGGTCAATAAGAGGATATATTCCCGTCTTCCCGGTTCCATGGTTTATTCAGAAGATAATTCTGCTTTAGTCTGAAAAAGCCCAGTAAAGCATGTTGAGATGACTGATGCGTCTTTCCATGGAACTAAATATTCCCGAGGCATCTCAAAGTATCATCAGCTGCTTGCCAGTAAAATGACCTGCTGCTGACTGATGTCTCTTTGGACGAACTAAATATTGGTGAGGTATCCGGCCACCAGCTGCTTACAGCTAAAGGCACATTCGCACTCTGGGCACCAGATGGTCCAACAATATGCAGTTGTGTACGACATAATCACAGGCACCAGAGCTAAATATAACTGAAGGGTGTGCATCGGTTCAGTATCAGAGCCAAGCTATCGTATCCTTCCAGCTACCTTcagaaaaaagagaaaacaaaagGATCAGGTGGTGACAACAAATGCTGCAAAATACTGACAACGGTAACAATCAAGAAAGCATTCCACAGAAGCCAACTGAATAGTTTATGAAATTATTATGTAATTTGATCAAACTGTAATTCATTTAATGACACATTTTTTGAAGAATAGAACCAAGTAACTACCATGTAAAATAATCATCAGAATACTACTTATATGAAACAGACTGATATCAATTATCCTCTCTTTCGGTAGTAAAAAATATGGTTAGCCAACAATAACTGAATAGCTCCTCAACAGAAAATAGCTATCCAAAGATATATGATGGTGTTTTCCCTGAGATAACTTCCACTTCATTCTTTATTCCATGTTTTGATGAACATAACTACTGATGTGCCAAAGTTAAAGCTTTCACAGCTCCATCATATCCAGCATAATGAAAAAAGCATTGTAAAAATGTCAGCTCGACAGGTCATATCCTCAAGGGCGGCAGAAAACGCTGAAGAGTGAAAGTTAAAGTAGCTAAAACTCAAGTGCGTCCCAAACATATCACTCATTAGGGTTTTTTTTTTGTCAATTCTAGCTAGGACAGTAGCAATTGTTATCACACTAACTCTGATGATGCACATAGAAACACATACCAGTTTCTTTACGCAAATAAAAATGAAGTATATCATACATCAATAATTTGGTTTTCAACAGTAACTGCTCACACTTAAACAATAATACATAAATGATATGCAAGAAAAGAGACAAGCGAGGGGTATTACCTGCGAGGTTGAGGTGAGGATGGTTGATCAGGAGACGAATGAGAGGAACTAGCCCTAAACGCAGTATGTCTTTGCCCATAAAAGCCATTGGCCATTACTTGGCGAGTGGGCTGTGGTAGATCACCATCATCTGCCATAGAGATTGGCCCCAGTGAACCAAATTCAAGCGGTTCAGAGGAAGAGCCATGATTTGCAGCTGGTTCGTATGGGTAAACCATAAAATATGGTGAATCTGAAGCACCAACACCATTTGGCACTGCATATGGTGATGAGTAAACCCCATGTGCGATATTCCCTGGTCTGCGAGTAGAGTTTGTGGATCCATGAGATTGACCCTGTCCAAGGTATTGAGCACCTGCCTCATGCCTGTGTGAGTCATTTCTATAGGATCTCCGCTGCCTGTCAAACTGACCTTCATCTGTTGTCTGCCTATCAGACCTCATGCCATACCTCTCTGACTGGCTACGTCCATAGTTGCGGCCTGTATTTCGTTGTCTTGAGTTTGCCCAACTTCCTTCTTTATCACTATTGTCACCCTTGTCACTATTATAACCTCCTCTGAAGTATCTTGAACTCGAGGGACGCTCTCGGTCCCTAAATGGAACCTTCTGAGAAAATGCAACGAACAGAATTGACAGCTTAGTATTCCCAGTTAAAATACTATCATGTTCGTAAAGCAactatcacgttcataaagaatcGCCTGATAAACTATATTGCCCTTGAGGCACAACCACACAAGTAGGGGCATAGAGCTACACATCACCCAGAATATCTTATATCCATGATATAAGCTCTTGAGTTTCCCATGCAGCAACAGATGACCAGTCACTCCAGTTAGCTGAGACTCCGTCAACCATATTGCCAACACCATGTGCACACTACACTTGGGGATACTGAAGTTGTTCCTACTTCCACTTTTGGAGGAAAATTACTACTTTCACTTAGCGATGAGTGATGACTAAAATTCACACCATTGTAGCGATCTAATATTTACGGGGTATTATAACCACATTAAGTACAAAGATAGATTGCTTAGTACAACAGAACCAGATCGGTGGCAACATTTGAGTTGATGGATTGCTAAGGAAACTTTCAAGAAGATGGTTCCAGTTACTACTTATTTTACTACTAATGCTTCTTGACTAGGCTTTACCGGTTACTACTAAGCATCCTGGAACCAGCCACTTGGTAACGGTACTCTCTGCCTGTTTCTGGGGTACAAACTGCATTCATGACAAGCTGAAGAATATCTTCTCTTGAATATTACAGGTAAACACATTTACCGTTTTTTAATTGTACCTATGAAACAAATTCATCCATAAAATATACTCCCTCCATAGGGAGTATAAATGTTACAATCTCACAGTAGGGTCATAAATGGATGGATCAAGACCGTCTGTTTCTGAGCATCTATGCCAATGTGGAGCTTCCGATCTCAATAGACGGTATAAATCTGGGCCGTACCAATTCAAAGAATACCTAAATACATCTGTTTCTGTTTGACAATAACAGCATGCCCCTTTCCACTAGATCGTTTGAGTAATATGGAATGCAGCTGGCTACCAACTTAaaacctactccctccgttcctaaatactccctccgtccgaaaaaacttgtcccaagcttgtccctcaaatggatgtatctagcactaactcGGTGGGAGGGAGTATAAGACCttttagagattccactatgaactacatacggatgtatgtagtcatattttagagtgtagattcactcattttgctccgtatgtagcctatagtggaatctctacaaggtcttatatttaggaacagagggagtatgacATATCACAAGCTGGGACAAATGATATTACATTTCAGAAAGATGATGCTGATCAAACTATACTGCTAAAGCCAGTAAATTTACAAAAGCTCGTTCTTCTATATTATTTTTTGAGATACCAAGAATAAGCATGTTATGTTTGCAATAAGGTAAGACTAATGAACGAATTATTAGGAGCTTACAGGATTTGGCAAGTAGGTTCCTGTTCCACCACGGTATCTGGGTGCATGCTCTCCATAGTGCGGAGGAACAGCAGTAACTCTTTCTGAAGCAGGCTGTATTGGCATCATAGGAAAGGCTCTTTG encodes:
- the LOC125552536 gene encoding uncharacterized protein LOC125552536, whose translation is MLGLCVLCGAPPATVSAPPPRARCSAPEKSGRAFLLGVPAAVSLSLALWSTPVSAGILSGSTGLESVPAPPMPRLEFLDKWNAENQRKYAENDSRFKSSKVLKELLEKSKQNKQKNEREIQDKYCLRGAEWGVGDCSTVGMTDQEKEDFITELRKRVGE